In the Streptomyces cinnamoneus genome, ATGAAGACCGTCTGGGACTTGATCTCACCGGTCTCGTTGTTGGTGAACTCAGCCGTGACGAAGAGCGGGGCCGCGTACGTGAAGTCGCGCTCCTTGCACTCGTCGATGGAGTTCTTCGGGGGCTCGAAACGGTGGTCGCGGAAGGTCAGCGACATCGACCCGGAGAAGTCCTCGATCGGGGAGATCTCCTCGAAGATCTCCTCCAGACCGGACTTGGTGGGGACGTCCTGACCGCTGTCCAGCGCAGCCTCGACGCGAGCCTTCCAGGCGGCGTTGCCGAGCAGCCAGTCGAAGCTCTCGGTCTGCAGCGCAAGGAGGTTCGGAACCTCGAGGGGCTCCTTGATCTTCGCAAAAGAGATGCGCAGCGGGGCGGTGCTGGCGCCGTTGTTCGTATTGGCGGTCGAGGCGTTGCGCGAGGCGGCCAAGAGGGGGTCCTTCCGAGGGCTCGGACTCACTACGCGCGTACCGGTCCCACTCCGTACAAAGGAGAGAAATCCCAGCTCAGGGGGTTTCCATCAGCTGTGCTCGGAAGTGGGCATGCCCCTGGTGACGGGCAGAGGGCAGCTAACAGGCAGCGCAAAGGGTCAGTGTAGCCACTTGGCCCACTGATGTCCAGAGCGGATTTCCCGAGACCGGTGCGATACCAATCTCTCCCTCCGGGATCCTGTTGTTCCTCAACGCCTGGCGCCCGCCCGGCGCCAGCCCCGCGCCGGAAGCGCATGACGATACTTCCCTCTCCGCCCTCGATCCATGCCTCAGACGGAGGATCGATGTGGCGGCGCGTCCGGGACGCGTCCTGAGAATCGCGCGCGACGTGCCGTTCGTCAAGGCCCTACGACCCCCGGCCGCCTCGCGCGACGGCCCGCGTGCCTGCTGGAAGGGGGTTGTGGCGTCGGCAGGGCAACGAAGATCACCATACTCGTCCCCGGGACCGGGTGCGCGCATCCGTCCCGGGAACGCCCAAGGGCGACCACCCGCATGGGTGATCGCCCTTAGGTTCCCGACGTGCTCCGGAGGCTCTCCGGCGCCCGTCAGAGGGGAGTCAGTCGACTCCGAGAGGTCACTTGACCTCGACGGAGGCGCCGGCGCCCTTGAGGGCCTCGGCGGCCTTCTCGGCGGCGTCCTTGGCGACCTTCTCGAGGACGGGCTTCGGGGTGCCGTCGACGAGGTCCTTGGCCTCCTTCAGGCCCAGGGAGGTCAGCTCACGCACGACCTTGATGACCTGGATCTTCTTGTCACCGGCGGCGGTGAGGATGACGTCGAACTCGTCCTGCTCCTCAGCGGCCTCGGCGGCGCCACCGGCGACACCACCGGCCATGACGACCGGCGCGGCGGCGGCGGCGGTGACGTCGAACTTCTCCTCGAAGGCGGAGACGAACTCGGCCAGCTCGATGAGGGTCATCTCCTCGAACTGCGCGAGCAGCTCGTCCTTGGTGAGCTTCGCCATGATGGCGGGTCCTTCCACTAAATCGGCAGGTGCCGGATGTACATGTCGGCGGGCGTACGGCCCGCTGCGACCGACGCCGTCAGGCGGCGGTCAATGCGCGAGCCGAATTACTCGGCACCGCCCTGCTCGGCGAGCTTGGCGCGCAGCGCGTCCGCGGTGCGGACGAGCTTCGTCGGCAGCGCCTGGAAGAGCGAGGCAGCCTGGGACTGCTTGCCCTTCATGGCACCGGCCAGCTTGCTGAGCAGAACCTCGCGGGACTCGAGGTCCGCAAGCTTCTTGATCTCATCGGCGGACAGCGCCTTGCCATCAAGGACACCGCCCTTGATGATCAGGTTGGGGTTGTCCTTGGCGAAGTCACGAAGACCCTTCGCCGACTCCACCGGGTCACCGGTGACGAAGGCGACAGCCGTCGGGCCAGCGAAGAGCTGGTCGTCGAGCTGGAACCCGGCCTCATTGGCCGCGATCTTGGTCAGCGTGTTCTTCACCACGGCGTACTGCGCGTTGTCACCGAGCGAACGGCGCAGCGTCTTGAGCTGCGCCACGGTGAGCCCGCGGTACTCGGTCAGCACAGCGGCGTTGGAGCTGCGGAACTTGTCCGTGAGCTCGGCAACCGCGGCGGCCTTGGCGGACGTCGCCATGAGCCTCGGCCTCCTTCCGGGTGATTCGGACCGCTTAGGCGCGAGAAGGGACCTGGGCAAAACGAAACGCCCCGGCGCAGGCGCTCGGGGCGTGACTCGACCGTGCGGACGCAATCTTCATTACGCCCCGACGGGAGTTCAACCACAATCACCTGCGCAGGTCGCCCGCAGCTAGCGGATCCTTCGGCCACCACGCCTCCATCAGGAGGCACAGCAACGACCAGCGGTCTTTGGCTTCTGGAAGAAGGTACGTGAGCGACCCGCGAACAGGCAAATCGGCTGGCTCGGGGGCACGCCGGCCCGGTCAGGCGGCCCCGGCCCCGGCGGACCGGGCGGCGTCCAGGGTGTCGGAGGCGGGCGGCGCCGAGAGCGTCACGGAGGTGCCGAAGTCCGAGTAGTAGACGGTCGAGTTCACCGCGCCCCGGCTGCCCTGGGCCCGCTCCACCTTCTTGATCAGCAGGTTGTCCTCGGAGACCCAGAGGTCTATCTGCTCCGTGGTGGCGCCCTGCTGCCCGAGCTGCCGCTTGAGGCCGTCCACCGCGTCCTTGCCCAGCGTGGAGCTCTTCTCGGCGATCTTGGTCACGTCGACGGTGCCGGTGTAGTGCGTGGCCTTCACGCCCCGCACGTCCTCCGTGCCGGCGGCGCGCACGTCGCCGGACTCGATGACCAGCCGGGCGGAGCGCGTCGGGTTGTTGTTCTGCATCTGGTCCTTCATGTACGCCCCGGAGGGGCCCATCTTCTGGGCCATCCAGTCGTAGTCGTACTTGATCCAGTGCTTGCCGCCGATCTTGGCGGACATCTCGTCGCCCATGCTCGCGTAGTAGGCGTCCCGCAGGTAGAGCGCGCGCATGCCGCCGCCACCGGCCATCTCCTTGAGGAGGTCGCCCATCTGGCCGCCGGTGTAGTTCATGGTCACGTCGCCCTGCATGCCCTGCGACCAGTCGAAGGCGCCCTTGAGGTCCGCGGACATCATGTCGCCCATCGCCATGCTGCCGTCGACCTTGGCCGAGTGCTTGCCGTCGGTGGCGTCCACGGCCTTGCGCAGGGCGCTGATCGCCATGGCGGCCGGGGACTCGCCCCCGGGGGCGCCACCGCCCTCCCGGGCGCCCTGGGGGGCCTGGGTGCCTTCGGCCGCGGACGAGCCGCCGCCCCCGCTCTTGCCGCCGCCGCAGCCCGTGACCGACGTCAGGGCCAGGGCCACCGCGGCGACCGCCGCCACGCGCACCGCGGACTTCTTCGCCGCCATCGCTTCCCCCCATGTCTGGTGTGCAACGAGACCGGCAACGTAGCGCACGGCACCGACAGCGCCGGCGGGCGGGGAGGAGCGCAAGGCGGGAGGAACGCAGCCGGGCCCCGCACCCTGGTGGGGTGCGGGGCCCGGCTGGTGAGCTCTCGCTACGAGACGCCGATCAGGCTGATCAGACGGTCTCGTCCTCGACGAGGAGGTTGCGGGTGCGGTTCGAGTCCAGGGCGATGCCGGGACCCATGGTGGTGGTCAGGGTCGCCTTCTTGATGTAGCGGCCCTTCGCAGCGGACGGCTTCAGACGGAGGATCTCCTCCAGCGCCGCGGCGTAGTTCTCCACCAGCTTGGCGTCGTCGAACGAGACCTTGCCGATGATGAAGTGGAGGTTCGAGTGCTTGTCGACTCGGAACTCGATCTTGCCGCCCTTGATGTCGGTCACGGCCTTGGCCGTGTCCGGGGTGACGGTGCCGGTCTTCGGGTTCGGCATCAGACCACGGGGACCGAGCACGCGGCCGAGGCGACCGACCTTGCCCATGAGGTCCGGGGTGGCGACGACGGCGTCGAAGTCCAGACGGCCCTTCGCGACCTCGTCGATCAGCTCGTCGGCACCGACGATGTCGGCGCCCGCGGCACGCGCGGCCTCGGCACGGTCACCGGTCGCGAAGACCAGGACCCGGGCGGTCTTACCGGTGCCGTGCGGAAGGTTCACGGTGCCGCGGACCATCTGGTCGGCCTTGCGCGGGTCGACACCCAGGCGGAAGGCAACCTCGACGGTCGCGTCGAACTTGGTGGCGGAGGTCTCCTTGGCGAGACGGACGGCCTCGAGGGGGGCGTACAGACGCTCCTTCTCGAGCTTGGCGTCCGCAGCGCGGAGAGTCTTGCTGCGCTTCACTTCTGCTCCTGAAAGGGTTGAGCGTGGAGTTGTGGTCCGGGCCAGCGCCGGCCCTGCCACGGGTCAAACGGGGATCGTCAGCCCTCGACCGTGATGCCCATGGAACGGGCGGTGCCGGCGATGATCTTCTCGGCGGCGTCCAGGTCGTTGGCGTTCAGGTCGGGCATCTTGGTGGTGGCGATGTCCCGGACCTGGTCGCGCGTGAGCTTGGCGACCTTGGTCTTGTGGGGCTCGCCGGAGCCCTTGTCCACGCCCGCGGCCTTCAGGATCAGCTTGGCGGCCGGCGGAGTCTTGGTGACGAAGGTGAAGGAACGGTCCTCGTAGACCGTGATCTCCACCGGCACGACCATGCCACGCTGCGACTCGGTCGCGGCGTTGTAGGCCTTGCAGAACTCCATGATGTTGACGCCGTGCTGACCCAGCGCGGGGCCGACCGGCGGAGCCGGGTTGGCCGCACCGGCCTGGATCTGGAGCTTGATAAGCCCCGTGACCTTCTTCTTCTTGGGAGGCATTGCTCTCTCCGGGTCCTAGTGAGAGTTTTTTTGCCCACGCACACTGCGCGCAGGCATACCGCACCACGATAACGGGTATCGCGGCCGGTCCAAAAACGAGCAGGTCAGACCGTCCGCGAGGGACCGTCTGACCTGCTCGGAGGCTGGGAGAGCCAGAAGCGTCAGTTCTTCTGGATCTGGTCGAAGCTCAGCTCGACCGGGGTCTCGCGGCCGAAGATCTCGACGAGGCCCTTGACCTTCTTCGAGTCGGCGTTGATCTCGTTGATCGTCGCCTGGAGCGTCGCGAACGGGCCGTCGGTGACCGTGACCGAGTCGCCGACCTCGAAGTCCAGAACCTGGACCTCGACCTTGCGGCTGGGGGCGGGGCGGCCCTCGGCCTCGGCGGCCTCCTTGGCGGCCTTCGCCTCGGCCTCGGGGGCGAGCATCTTGACGATCTCGTCCAGGGTCAGCGGGTACGGGTCGTAGGCGTTGCCCACGAAGCCGGTGACGCCCGGGGTGTTGCGGACGACGCCCCAGGACTCGTTCGTCAGGTCCATGCGCACCAGCACGTAGCCGGGGAGCTTGTTCTGGCGGACGGTGCGGCGGTCGCCGTTCTTGATCTGGACGACCTCTTCCTGCGGCACCTCGGCCTGGAAGATGTAGTCCTCGACGTTCAGCGAGACGGCGCGCTGCTCGAGGTTGGTCTTCACGCGGTTCTCGTAACCGGCGTAGGTGTGGATCACGTACCACTCGCCGGGCAGGCCGCGCAGCTCCTCGCGGAGCGCGTCGACGGGGTCGGCCGGAGCCTCCTCCTCGGCGGGCTCGGCGGCCTCTTCCTCGGTGCCCTCGGCCTCTTCGGCGTCCTCGGCGTCCTCGCCCTCGACACGGAGCGCGGCCTCCTCGGCGGGCTCGCCCGCGGCGGCTTCCTCCGCGTCGAGCTCGTCGCCGCCGTCGGCGTTCTGGAGGATCTGCGTCTCGGTGTCTTCGCCGACCTCTTCGGAGTCAGCCGGAGCCGGAGCGTCCACGTCGGCCTCCGTCGCCTCGACGGGCTCGGCGGCGTCGTTCAGGTTCGGGTCAGACACTTGGCTGCTTCTTCCTGGCTTCAAGGGGTGGAACGGGCGAAGAGGCGGCTCTCGAAGAGGCCGCCTTCACGCGCGGGGCCGGGCTCAGCCGAAGACGTACTTGACGGCCTGCTCGAACCCATAGTCAATCACGGTCACCAGACCGATGACGATGACAACAAAGACGATCACCACAGTGGTGTACGTCGACAGCTGACTCTTGGTGGGCCAGACGACCTTGCGGAGCTCGGCGACCACCTGACGGTAAAAGAGCGCGAGGCGGCCCAGAGGGCCCTTCTTCCCGCGCTTGCCACCACGGCGGCCCTTCTTGGTGGCCACCTCGTCCTCGGGACGACCGCTCTCAGGCGTCGCGGTGGAGCCAAGGGCTTCCGTCACTACGTCCTCACCTGAATCCGGGTCGTGGCCGTGCCGCGCCCGGTTGAGCCGCACGGCGGTGCATTTCACTACGTACGCACGCACGCACCCTGGTGACGATGCGTGTAGCAGGGCCGAAGGGACTTGAACCCCCAACCGCTGGTTTTGGAGACCAGTGCTCTACCAATTGAGCTACGACCCTTTGTGGTTCCCCCAACGTACCGCATCCACCCGGAAGCACAGTGTGCATGCAAGGAACGGATTCGCCGGTGAGGGCCAACGACGCATGAGTGTACGTGGTCCGGCGGCCGTCGTCGAACAGCCGGGGGCGCGGCGGGCCCGGCGGGGGCCGCGAGGACCCGCCCGCGGGCCTGCCGGAACGCCTCGTACGGACCCCCGTGACGGGTGTGCGCGGGCCCGCGGGGCCGGTCCGCGGCGGGCCCGCGTCGCGCGTGCGGCAAACACCCGTGCCCGGGGCCCGGCCGGTCTGCGACGATGCGTGTATGACCGCTGCGACTCCTCCCGTACAGTCCCCCACCGAGCGCCGGGTGTCCGCCCGCATCGGTTCGATCTCCGAGTCGGCCACGCTCGCCGTGGACGCCAAGGCCAAGGCCCTCAAGGCCGCCGGGCGTCCCGTCATCGGCTTCGGTGCCGGTGAGCCCGACTTCCCCACGCCCGAGTACATCGTCGAGGCCGCGGTGCAGGCCTGCCGCGACCCGCGGTACCACCGCTACACCCCGGCCGGCGGCCTGCCCGAGCTGAAGGCCGCGATCGCCGCGAAGACGCTGCGCGACTCCGGCTACGAGATCGAGGCGTCCCAGGTGCTCGTCACCAACGGCGGCAAGCAGGCCATCTACGAGGCGTTCGCGGCGATCCTCGACCCGGGCGACGAGGTCATCGTCCCGGCCCCGTACTGGACCACCTACCCGGAGTCGATCCGTCTCGCGGGCGGCATCCCGGTGGACGTCGTCGCCGACGAGACGACCGGTTACCGGGTCTCCGTCGAGCAGCTGGAGGCCGCGCGCACCGAGCGGACGAAGGTCCTCCTCTTCGTCTCCCCCTCGAACCCCACGGGTGCGGTCTACTCCCGCGCCCAGGTCGAGGAGATCGGCCGCTGGGCCGCAGAGCACGGTCTGTGGGTGCTCACGGACGAGATCTACGAGCACCTCGTGTACGGCGACGCCGAGTTCGCCTCCCTGCCGGTGGTCGTGCCAGAGCTCGCCGACAAGTGCATCGTCGTCAACGGCGTCGCCAAGACGTACGCGATGACCGGCTGGCGCGTGGGCTGGGTCATCGGCCCGAAGGACATCGTCAAGGCCGCCACCAACCTCCAGTCGCACGCCACCTCCAACGTCTCGAACGTGGCGCAGGTCGCGGCGCTGGCCGCCGTCTCCGGCGACCTGACGGCCGTCGACGAGATGAAGGTCTCCTTCGACCGCCGCCGGCGCACGATCGTGCGGATGCTGAACGAGATCGACGGCGTCTTCTGCCCGGAGCCGGAGGGCGCGTTCTACGCCTACCCGTCGGTCAAGGAGCTGCTCGGCAAGGAGATCCGCGGCAAGCGCCCGGCGTCCTCCGTGGAGCTGGCCGCGCTGATCCTGGACGAGGCCGAGGTCGCGGTGGTCCCGGGTGAGGCCTTCGGCACGCCGGGTTACCTGCGGCTGTCGTATGCGCTGGGTGACGAGGATCTCGTCGAGGGCGTCGCGCGGATCCAGAAGCTGCTGGCGGAGGCGAAGGCGTAGGACGCCTTCCCGCCACGGGCCCCCGGCTGCGGCCGGGGGCCCGTCGTCGTTTCGCGTGCGCTTTCGGTCCGGCGCCCGATCAGGGAAAGTCCCTTCCGGTCGACGCGCCGGATACGGCAAGATCCTGGGATGGAGAAGGTTCGCGACGTCCGGCTGCTGCCGAAGGCCCATCTGCACCTGCACTTCACCGGGTCCATGCGCCCGTCGACCCTGCTG is a window encoding:
- the rplL gene encoding 50S ribosomal protein L7/L12; the protein is MAKLTKDELLAQFEEMTLIELAEFVSAFEEKFDVTAAAAAPVVMAGGVAGGAAEAAEEQDEFDVILTAAGDKKIQVIKVVRELTSLGLKEAKDLVDGTPKPVLEKVAKDAAEKAAEALKGAGASVEVK
- the rplJ gene encoding 50S ribosomal protein L10 — its product is MATSAKAAAVAELTDKFRSSNAAVLTEYRGLTVAQLKTLRRSLGDNAQYAVVKNTLTKIAANEAGFQLDDQLFAGPTAVAFVTGDPVESAKGLRDFAKDNPNLIIKGGVLDGKALSADEIKKLADLESREVLLSKLAGAMKGKQSQAASLFQALPTKLVRTADALRAKLAEQGGAE
- the rplA gene encoding 50S ribosomal protein L1, whose product is MKRSKTLRAADAKLEKERLYAPLEAVRLAKETSATKFDATVEVAFRLGVDPRKADQMVRGTVNLPHGTGKTARVLVFATGDRAEAARAAGADIVGADELIDEVAKGRLDFDAVVATPDLMGKVGRLGRVLGPRGLMPNPKTGTVTPDTAKAVTDIKGGKIEFRVDKHSNLHFIIGKVSFDDAKLVENYAAALEEILRLKPSAAKGRYIKKATLTTTMGPGIALDSNRTRNLLVEDETV
- the rplK gene encoding 50S ribosomal protein L11; translation: MPPKKKKVTGLIKLQIQAGAANPAPPVGPALGQHGVNIMEFCKAYNAATESQRGMVVPVEITVYEDRSFTFVTKTPPAAKLILKAAGVDKGSGEPHKTKVAKLTRDQVRDIATTKMPDLNANDLDAAEKIIAGTARSMGITVEG
- the nusG gene encoding transcription termination/antitermination protein NusG, translating into MSDPNLNDAAEPVEATEADVDAPAPADSEEVGEDTETQILQNADGGDELDAEEAAAGEPAEEAALRVEGEDAEDAEEAEGTEEEAAEPAEEEAPADPVDALREELRGLPGEWYVIHTYAGYENRVKTNLEQRAVSLNVEDYIFQAEVPQEEVVQIKNGDRRTVRQNKLPGYVLVRMDLTNESWGVVRNTPGVTGFVGNAYDPYPLTLDEIVKMLAPEAEAKAAKEAAEAEGRPAPSRKVEVQVLDFEVGDSVTVTDGPFATLQATINEINADSKKVKGLVEIFGRETPVELSFDQIQKN
- the secE gene encoding preprotein translocase subunit SecE, which produces MTEALGSTATPESGRPEDEVATKKGRRGGKRGKKGPLGRLALFYRQVVAELRKVVWPTKSQLSTYTTVVIVFVVIVIGLVTVIDYGFEQAVKYVFG
- a CDS encoding pyridoxal phosphate-dependent aminotransferase, coding for MTAATPPVQSPTERRVSARIGSISESATLAVDAKAKALKAAGRPVIGFGAGEPDFPTPEYIVEAAVQACRDPRYHRYTPAGGLPELKAAIAAKTLRDSGYEIEASQVLVTNGGKQAIYEAFAAILDPGDEVIVPAPYWTTYPESIRLAGGIPVDVVADETTGYRVSVEQLEAARTERTKVLLFVSPSNPTGAVYSRAQVEEIGRWAAEHGLWVLTDEIYEHLVYGDAEFASLPVVVPELADKCIVVNGVAKTYAMTGWRVGWVIGPKDIVKAATNLQSHATSNVSNVAQVAALAAVSGDLTAVDEMKVSFDRRRRTIVRMLNEIDGVFCPEPEGAFYAYPSVKELLGKEIRGKRPASSVELAALILDEAEVAVVPGEAFGTPGYLRLSYALGDEDLVEGVARIQKLLAEAKA